The following are from one region of the Corylus avellana chromosome ca1, CavTom2PMs-1.0 genome:
- the LOC132191121 gene encoding probable WRKY transcription factor 48 has product MDKREELKTENSMANSTFSDDIPSSLPLSSIFDMPCMESDHQHHHHQKGLSLGYMDLLGIQDFDSPSLFDLFPAPMMPQSQPPQPDHLQQQQKLVPSPASTVPAESSEVVNTPATPNSSSISSSSNEAANEDRTKAGGEEEEDQDHEKTKKQLKPKKKNQKRQREPRFAFMTKSEVDHLDDGYRWRKYGQKAVKNSPYPRSYYRCTTAGCGVKKRVERSCDDSSIVVTTYEGQHSHPCPVTPRGSIGIAQESAAGYGAMGSPFGVHPQAQAQYQQAYIYSSQPPLTNLNPSFHSFVRERRRFATSSEALLRDHGLLQDIVPSQMRREPKEE; this is encoded by the exons ATGGACAAGAGAGAGGAGCTGAAGACCGAGAATTCAATGGCAAATTCGACATTTTCCGATGATATTCCGAGCAGTTTGCCTTTATCGAGCATCTTTGACATGCCATGTATGGAGAGTGATcatcagcatcatcatcatcaaaaggGGTTGTCTTTAGGCTACATGGACTTGCTGGGCATCCAAGACTTTGACAGCCCATCTTTATTCGATTTGTTTCCGGCGCCGATGATGCCTCAGTCTCAGCCTCCGCAACCTGATCACCTGCAACAGCAACAAAAGCTTGTTCCCTCGCCGGCCTCCACGGTCCCGGCCGAGTCGTCCGAGGTGGTGAACACTCCGGCGACACCCAACTCGTCGTCGATTTCTTCTTCCTCCAATGAAGCCGCGAATGAGGACCGAACTAAGGCTGGtggagaagaggaggaggacCAAGACCATGAAAAGACTAAGAAACA GTTGAAACCCAaaaagaagaaccaaaaaagGCAAAGAGAGCCGAGATTTGCATTCATGACAAAGAGTGAGGTTGATCATCTCGATGATGGGTATAGATGGAGGAAGTACGGCCAGAAAGCTGTCAAGAACAGCCCTTATCCCag GAGCTACTACCGTTGCACCACTGCCGGATGCGGCGTAAAGAAGCGCGTGGAGCGCTCCTGCGACGACTCTTCAATAGTCGTCACGACATACGAAGGACAGCACTCGCATCCGTGCCCGGTGACGCCACGTGGAAGCATTGGAATAGCGCAGGAATCCGCAGCCGGCTACGGCGCCATGGGCTCGCCATTTGGTGTACATCCACAAGCACAAGCGCAGTATCAACAGGCTTATATATACAGCTCACAGCCGCCGCTGACTAATTTGAATCCCTCGTTCCATAGTTTTGTTCGAGAGCGACGACGTTTTGCCACATCCTCCGAAGCTTTGCTTCGAGACCATGGGCTTCTGCAGGACATCGTGCCGTCGCAGATGCGGAGGGAGCCTAAAGAGGAGTAG
- the LOC132176435 gene encoding peroxidase 40: MATYLGFCVLVIMLQLATAFPNTLNESACAEISVGFGIYQDICPEAEPIIFSWVQKAVAEDPRMAASLLRLHFHDCFVNGCDASVLLDDTQNFVGEKTAAPNLNSLRGFEVIDSIKSELESVCPQTISCADILATVARDSVVLSGGPTWEIQMGRRDSLSASKEAANNDIPGPNSTVATLVAKFENVGLALNDMVALSGAHTIGKARCPTFSARLQGADQNGLDSNLDFVASLQQLCSGSDSSTAAAHLDLVTPATFDNQYYVNLLSGEGLLPSDQVLVSGDEQTREIVETYAEDPFVFFEDFKISMLKMGDLRVLTESNGEIRKNCRAIN; encoded by the exons ATGGCCACGTACTTGGGTTTCTGTGTTCTAGTGATCATGCTTCAACTTGCAACTGCATTTCCGAACACCTTGAATGAATCAGCATGCGCTGAAATATCTGTAGGGTTTGGGATATACCAAGACATCTGCCCAGAGGCTGAGCCCATTATCTTCTCCTGGGTCCAAAAGGCTGTCGCCGAGGACCCCAGAATGGCTGCCTCGTTGCTTCGCCTACATTTCCATGACTGTTTCGTTAAT GGGTGTGATGCTTCGGTGTTGCTAGATGACACACAGAATTTTGTTGGAGAAAAAACTGCAGCTCCAAACTTGAATTCCCTGAGAGGGTTTGAAGTAATAGACTCCATTAAGTCAGAACTCGAATCTGTTTGCCCTCAAACCATTTCTTGTGCTGACATCCTTGCAACTGTTGCCAGAGACTCTGTTGTTCTG TCTGGCGGACCCACTTGGGAAATCCAAATGGGAAGGAGGGACAGCTTGAGTGCAAGCAAAGAAGCAGCAAACAACGACATCCCAGGCCCAAACTCAACCGTTGCAACCCTCGTGGCCAAGTTCGAGAATGTTGGCCTTGCGCTCAATGACATGGTCGCCCTCTCCG GTGCTCACACAATCGGCAAAGCCCGATGCCCAACATTCAGCGCTCGACTCCAAGGAGCCGACCAAAATGGTCTGGATAGTAATCTTGATTTTGTTGCCTCCCTGCAACAGCTATGCTCCGGATCAGATAGCAGCACTGCAGCAGCACATCTTGACCTGGTAACCCCGGCCACATTTGACAACCAGTACTACGTTAACCTACTTTCTGGGGAGGGACTGCTGCCATCCGACCAGGTTCTTGTTAGTGGCGATGAACAAACACGTGAAATCGTTGAAACCTACGCCGAAGACCCGTTTGTGTTCTTCGAGGACTTCAAGATTTCTATGTTGAAAATGGGTGACTTAAGGGTGCTAACAGAGTCCAATGGAGAGATTCGCAAGAACTGTagggctattaattaa
- the LOC132176415 gene encoding flowering time control protein FCA isoform X2 has protein sequence MAGPGGGGGGFGSNTHQDPPLSGQKRGFAFSGHGDSPEHFDGGSFAKLFVGSVPRTATEEDIRPLFEEHGHVVEVALIKDKRTGQQQGCCFIKYATSEEADRAIRGLHNQHTLPGGVGPIQVRYADGERERLGAVEYKLFVGSLNKQATEKEVEEIFSNHGRVEDVYLMRDNMKQSRGCGFVKYSHRDMAVAAINALNGIFTMRGCDKPLTVRFADPKRPRPGDSRGGPSFGGPGLGPQFQSLGTRPPQNFGDPMGDRVPPNAWHPMSPPNLRPPSNADIHGFGVQSLPRSGDMALPLNLFQGGPLSGLGGPADGSLLGQAVTSSTSQQGFNQSIPQVPPINQFQKPIQSPQHLQPSRQSHPQFPASYSQMQAPLAKLQQLGQPQLPHSSGQTPFSQAPPSQQLHGLGGQVSVSQPQVQQIASSATPPQASLDPNLPPHSVSTITNQQQLPGSIPQQLLQPLQQPPSQLAQMLSQQTQTLQASFQSSQQAFSQLQQQLQLMQPSNQALTSQQSSQASKQQSQWAGIVPQTVASTLATTAADAHSSKTAPAVPVITQAVASVKSNWTEHTSPDGYKYYYNSVTGESRWEKPEELSLLEHQPQQKPLIQQPQAQSHILPSAQQVRQTQQAQLQAQLQTQLRHQQQLQHPTLSSSASGVAGHQNVQELGYAQLQAVAGSVGDPSRFQQGLQAAQEWMWKNKPAGT, from the exons ATGGCCGGTCCCGGCGGTGGAGGTGGAGGGTTCGGGTCGAATACTCATCAGGACCCCCCGCTCTCGGGTCAGAAGCGAGGGTTTGCTTTCTCTGGCCATGGAGACTCGCCTG AGCATTTTGATGGTGGCAGTTTTGCCAAACTTTTTGTTGGATCTGTTCCAAGGACAGCCACTGAGGAAGAT ATTCGTCCTTTGTTCGAAGAGCATGGACATGTTGTAGAGGTTGCTCTGATCAAAGATAAGAGAACAGGACAACAACAAG GCTGTTGTTTTATAAAATATGCAACCTCAGAAGAAGCTGATAGGGCTATAAGAGGATTGCACAATCAGCATACTCTTCCTGGG GGAGTGGGTCCTATACAAGTGAGATATGCTGATGGGGAACGAGAACGTCTTG GTGCGGTTGAGTACAAATTGTTTGTCGGCTCATTGAACAAACAAGCAACTGAAAAGGAAGTCGAGGAA ATTTTTTCCAACCATGGCAGAGTAGAAGATGTTTACCTCATGCGTGATAATATGAAGCAGAGTCGTG gATGTGGTTTTGTTAAATACTCTCACAGAGACATGGCAGTGGCAGCTATAAATGCTCTTAATGGAATCTTTACGATGAGA GGTTGTGATAAACCATTAACTGTCCGATTTGCTGATCCTAAGAGGCCTAGGCCTGGAGATTCAAG GGGTGGTCCTTCATTTGGAGGTCCAGGTTTAGGTCCTCAATTTCAATCACTGGGAACTAG ACCTCCTCAGAATTTTGGTGACCCTATGGGTGATCGAGTTCCACCTAATGCTTGGCATCCAATGAGTCCACCTAATTTAAGGCCGCCCTCTAATGCTGATATTCATGGCTTTGGGGTTCAGTCGCTTCCTAGGTCTGGGGACATGGCATTGCCATTGAATCTG TTTCAGGGTGGTCCTTTGAGTGGCCTTGGCGGGCCTGCTGATGGTTCACTTTTGGGACAGGCAGTTACATCTTCAACATCACAACAG gGTTTTAACCAGTCCATTCCGCAAGTTCCACCAATCAACCAGTTCCAGAAGCCTATTCAGTCACCTCAGCACTTGCAACCTTCCCGTCAATCACACCCTCAATTTCCAGCTTCTTACTCACAAATGCAAGCACCCCTTGCAAAACTACAGCAGCTAGGTCAGCCACAGCTTCCTCATTCTTCTGGCCAAACACCCTTCAGTCAAGCACCACCATCTCAACAGCTACATGGTTTGGGTGGACAAGTGTCTGTTTCTCAGCCTCAGGTTCAGCAGATTGCCTCATCTGCTACACCACCTCAGGCTTCTTTGGATCCTAATTTACCACCGCATTCTGTGTCGACCATCACAAATCAACAGCAGCTTCCTGGTTCTATACCACAGCAACTGCTTCAGCCTCTTCAGCAGCCACCTTCTCAGTTAGCTCAGATGCTGTCACAACAGACACAAACTCTGCAGGCAAGCTTTCAGTCATCTCAGCAAGCATTCTCCCAATTGCAACAACAGTTGCAGCTGATGCAACCATCAAATCAAGCTTTGACATCGCAGCAAAGTTCTCAGGCTTCTAAACAGCAG TCTCAATGGGCTGGGATTGTACCTCAGACAGTTGCCAGCACCCTTGCTACTACAGCTGCTGATGCGCATTCATCCAAAACTGCTCCTGCTGTGCCTGTAATTACCCAGGCTGTAGCTTCTGTAAAAAGTAATTGGACAGAGCACACATCCCCTGATGGATACAAGTACTATTATAATAGTGTAACTGGTGAAAGTCGG TGGGAGAAACCTGAAGAGTTATCGTTGTTAGAGCACCAGCCGCAGCAAAAACCATTAATTCAGCAGCCTCAGGCCCAGTCGCACATTCTTCCATCTGCCCAGCAAGTTCGACAAACACAGCAGGCTCAGCTTCAGGCTCAGCTTCAAACACAGCTCCGCCACCAGCAGCAGTTACAGCATCCTACTTTGTCATCCTCG GCTTCTGGAGTTGCAGGTCACCAAAATGTGCAG GAACTTGGTTATGCACAATTACAGGCAGTAGCTGGTTCAGTCGGCGATCCTTCACGATTCCAACAG GGCCTTCAGGCTGCTCAGGAGTGGATGTGGAAGAATAAGCCAGCAG GTACTTGA
- the LOC132176415 gene encoding flowering time control protein FCA isoform X1: MAGPGGGGGGFGSNTHQDPPLSGQKRGFAFSGHGDSPEHFDGGSFAKLFVGSVPRTATEEDIRPLFEEHGHVVEVALIKDKRTGQQQGCCFIKYATSEEADRAIRGLHNQHTLPGGVGPIQVRYADGERERLGAVEYKLFVGSLNKQATEKEVEEIFSNHGRVEDVYLMRDNMKQSRGCGFVKYSHRDMAVAAINALNGIFTMRGCDKPLTVRFADPKRPRPGDSRGGPSFGGPGLGPQFQSLGTRPPQNFGDPMGDRVPPNAWHPMSPPNLRPPSNADIHGFGVQSLPRSGDMALPLNLGGPLSGLGGPADGSLLGQAVTSSTSQQGFNQSIPQVPPINQFQKPIQSPQHLQPSRQSHPQFPASYSQMQAPLAKLQQLGQPQLPHSSGQTPFSQAPPSQQLHGLGGQVSVSQPQVQQIASSATPPQASLDPNLPPHSVSTITNQQQLPGSIPQQLLQPLQQPPSQLAQMLSQQTQTLQASFQSSQQAFSQLQQQLQLMQPSNQALTSQQSSQASKQQSQWAGIVPQTVASTLATTAADAHSSKTAPAVPVITQAVASVKSNWTEHTSPDGYKYYYNSVTGESRWEKPEELSLLEHQPQQKPLIQQPQAQSHILPSAQQVRQTQQAQLQAQLQTQLRHQQQLQHPTLSSSYQASGVAGHQNVQELGYAQLQAVAGSVGDPSRFQQGLQAAQEWMWKNKPAGT, translated from the exons ATGGCCGGTCCCGGCGGTGGAGGTGGAGGGTTCGGGTCGAATACTCATCAGGACCCCCCGCTCTCGGGTCAGAAGCGAGGGTTTGCTTTCTCTGGCCATGGAGACTCGCCTG AGCATTTTGATGGTGGCAGTTTTGCCAAACTTTTTGTTGGATCTGTTCCAAGGACAGCCACTGAGGAAGAT ATTCGTCCTTTGTTCGAAGAGCATGGACATGTTGTAGAGGTTGCTCTGATCAAAGATAAGAGAACAGGACAACAACAAG GCTGTTGTTTTATAAAATATGCAACCTCAGAAGAAGCTGATAGGGCTATAAGAGGATTGCACAATCAGCATACTCTTCCTGGG GGAGTGGGTCCTATACAAGTGAGATATGCTGATGGGGAACGAGAACGTCTTG GTGCGGTTGAGTACAAATTGTTTGTCGGCTCATTGAACAAACAAGCAACTGAAAAGGAAGTCGAGGAA ATTTTTTCCAACCATGGCAGAGTAGAAGATGTTTACCTCATGCGTGATAATATGAAGCAGAGTCGTG gATGTGGTTTTGTTAAATACTCTCACAGAGACATGGCAGTGGCAGCTATAAATGCTCTTAATGGAATCTTTACGATGAGA GGTTGTGATAAACCATTAACTGTCCGATTTGCTGATCCTAAGAGGCCTAGGCCTGGAGATTCAAG GGGTGGTCCTTCATTTGGAGGTCCAGGTTTAGGTCCTCAATTTCAATCACTGGGAACTAG ACCTCCTCAGAATTTTGGTGACCCTATGGGTGATCGAGTTCCACCTAATGCTTGGCATCCAATGAGTCCACCTAATTTAAGGCCGCCCTCTAATGCTGATATTCATGGCTTTGGGGTTCAGTCGCTTCCTAGGTCTGGGGACATGGCATTGCCATTGAATCTG GGTGGTCCTTTGAGTGGCCTTGGCGGGCCTGCTGATGGTTCACTTTTGGGACAGGCAGTTACATCTTCAACATCACAACAG gGTTTTAACCAGTCCATTCCGCAAGTTCCACCAATCAACCAGTTCCAGAAGCCTATTCAGTCACCTCAGCACTTGCAACCTTCCCGTCAATCACACCCTCAATTTCCAGCTTCTTACTCACAAATGCAAGCACCCCTTGCAAAACTACAGCAGCTAGGTCAGCCACAGCTTCCTCATTCTTCTGGCCAAACACCCTTCAGTCAAGCACCACCATCTCAACAGCTACATGGTTTGGGTGGACAAGTGTCTGTTTCTCAGCCTCAGGTTCAGCAGATTGCCTCATCTGCTACACCACCTCAGGCTTCTTTGGATCCTAATTTACCACCGCATTCTGTGTCGACCATCACAAATCAACAGCAGCTTCCTGGTTCTATACCACAGCAACTGCTTCAGCCTCTTCAGCAGCCACCTTCTCAGTTAGCTCAGATGCTGTCACAACAGACACAAACTCTGCAGGCAAGCTTTCAGTCATCTCAGCAAGCATTCTCCCAATTGCAACAACAGTTGCAGCTGATGCAACCATCAAATCAAGCTTTGACATCGCAGCAAAGTTCTCAGGCTTCTAAACAGCAG TCTCAATGGGCTGGGATTGTACCTCAGACAGTTGCCAGCACCCTTGCTACTACAGCTGCTGATGCGCATTCATCCAAAACTGCTCCTGCTGTGCCTGTAATTACCCAGGCTGTAGCTTCTGTAAAAAGTAATTGGACAGAGCACACATCCCCTGATGGATACAAGTACTATTATAATAGTGTAACTGGTGAAAGTCGG TGGGAGAAACCTGAAGAGTTATCGTTGTTAGAGCACCAGCCGCAGCAAAAACCATTAATTCAGCAGCCTCAGGCCCAGTCGCACATTCTTCCATCTGCCCAGCAAGTTCGACAAACACAGCAGGCTCAGCTTCAGGCTCAGCTTCAAACACAGCTCCGCCACCAGCAGCAGTTACAGCATCCTACTTTGTCATCCTCG TACCAGGCTTCTGGAGTTGCAGGTCACCAAAATGTGCAG GAACTTGGTTATGCACAATTACAGGCAGTAGCTGGTTCAGTCGGCGATCCTTCACGATTCCAACAG GGCCTTCAGGCTGCTCAGGAGTGGATGTGGAAGAATAAGCCAGCAG GTACTTGA
- the LOC132176415 gene encoding flowering time control protein FCA isoform X3, producing the protein MAGPGGGGGGFGSNTHQDPPLSGQKRGFAFSGHGDSPEHFDGGSFAKLFVGSVPRTATEEDIRPLFEEHGHVVEVALIKDKRTGQQQGCCFIKYATSEEADRAIRGLHNQHTLPGGVGPIQVRYADGERERLGAVEYKLFVGSLNKQATEKEVEEIFSNHGRVEDVYLMRDNMKQSRGCGFVKYSHRDMAVAAINALNGIFTMRGCDKPLTVRFADPKRPRPGDSRGGPSFGGPGLGPQFQSLGTRPPQNFGDPMGDRVPPNAWHPMSPPNLRPPSNADIHGFGVQSLPRSGDMALPLNLFQGGPLSGLGGPADGSLLGQAVTSSTSQQGFNQSIPQVPPINQFQKPIQSPQHLQPSRQSHPQFPASYSQMQAPLAKLQQLGQPQLPHSSGQTPFSQAPPSQQLHGLGGQVSVSQPQVQQIASSATPPQASLDPNLPPHSVSTITNQQQLPGSIPQQLLQPLQQPPSQLAQMLSQQTQTLQASFQSSQQAFSQLQQQLQLMQPSNQALTSQQSSQASKQQSQWAGIVPQTVASTLATTAADAHSSKTAPAVPVITQAVASVKSNWTEHTSPDGYKYYYNSVTGESRWEKPEELSLLEHQPQQKPLIQQPQAQSHILPSAQQVRQTQQAQLQAQLQTQLRHQQQLQHPTLSSSYQASGVAGHQNVQELGYAQLQAVAGSVGDPSRFQQAAQEWMWKNKPAGT; encoded by the exons ATGGCCGGTCCCGGCGGTGGAGGTGGAGGGTTCGGGTCGAATACTCATCAGGACCCCCCGCTCTCGGGTCAGAAGCGAGGGTTTGCTTTCTCTGGCCATGGAGACTCGCCTG AGCATTTTGATGGTGGCAGTTTTGCCAAACTTTTTGTTGGATCTGTTCCAAGGACAGCCACTGAGGAAGAT ATTCGTCCTTTGTTCGAAGAGCATGGACATGTTGTAGAGGTTGCTCTGATCAAAGATAAGAGAACAGGACAACAACAAG GCTGTTGTTTTATAAAATATGCAACCTCAGAAGAAGCTGATAGGGCTATAAGAGGATTGCACAATCAGCATACTCTTCCTGGG GGAGTGGGTCCTATACAAGTGAGATATGCTGATGGGGAACGAGAACGTCTTG GTGCGGTTGAGTACAAATTGTTTGTCGGCTCATTGAACAAACAAGCAACTGAAAAGGAAGTCGAGGAA ATTTTTTCCAACCATGGCAGAGTAGAAGATGTTTACCTCATGCGTGATAATATGAAGCAGAGTCGTG gATGTGGTTTTGTTAAATACTCTCACAGAGACATGGCAGTGGCAGCTATAAATGCTCTTAATGGAATCTTTACGATGAGA GGTTGTGATAAACCATTAACTGTCCGATTTGCTGATCCTAAGAGGCCTAGGCCTGGAGATTCAAG GGGTGGTCCTTCATTTGGAGGTCCAGGTTTAGGTCCTCAATTTCAATCACTGGGAACTAG ACCTCCTCAGAATTTTGGTGACCCTATGGGTGATCGAGTTCCACCTAATGCTTGGCATCCAATGAGTCCACCTAATTTAAGGCCGCCCTCTAATGCTGATATTCATGGCTTTGGGGTTCAGTCGCTTCCTAGGTCTGGGGACATGGCATTGCCATTGAATCTG TTTCAGGGTGGTCCTTTGAGTGGCCTTGGCGGGCCTGCTGATGGTTCACTTTTGGGACAGGCAGTTACATCTTCAACATCACAACAG gGTTTTAACCAGTCCATTCCGCAAGTTCCACCAATCAACCAGTTCCAGAAGCCTATTCAGTCACCTCAGCACTTGCAACCTTCCCGTCAATCACACCCTCAATTTCCAGCTTCTTACTCACAAATGCAAGCACCCCTTGCAAAACTACAGCAGCTAGGTCAGCCACAGCTTCCTCATTCTTCTGGCCAAACACCCTTCAGTCAAGCACCACCATCTCAACAGCTACATGGTTTGGGTGGACAAGTGTCTGTTTCTCAGCCTCAGGTTCAGCAGATTGCCTCATCTGCTACACCACCTCAGGCTTCTTTGGATCCTAATTTACCACCGCATTCTGTGTCGACCATCACAAATCAACAGCAGCTTCCTGGTTCTATACCACAGCAACTGCTTCAGCCTCTTCAGCAGCCACCTTCTCAGTTAGCTCAGATGCTGTCACAACAGACACAAACTCTGCAGGCAAGCTTTCAGTCATCTCAGCAAGCATTCTCCCAATTGCAACAACAGTTGCAGCTGATGCAACCATCAAATCAAGCTTTGACATCGCAGCAAAGTTCTCAGGCTTCTAAACAGCAG TCTCAATGGGCTGGGATTGTACCTCAGACAGTTGCCAGCACCCTTGCTACTACAGCTGCTGATGCGCATTCATCCAAAACTGCTCCTGCTGTGCCTGTAATTACCCAGGCTGTAGCTTCTGTAAAAAGTAATTGGACAGAGCACACATCCCCTGATGGATACAAGTACTATTATAATAGTGTAACTGGTGAAAGTCGG TGGGAGAAACCTGAAGAGTTATCGTTGTTAGAGCACCAGCCGCAGCAAAAACCATTAATTCAGCAGCCTCAGGCCCAGTCGCACATTCTTCCATCTGCCCAGCAAGTTCGACAAACACAGCAGGCTCAGCTTCAGGCTCAGCTTCAAACACAGCTCCGCCACCAGCAGCAGTTACAGCATCCTACTTTGTCATCCTCG TACCAGGCTTCTGGAGTTGCAGGTCACCAAAATGTGCAG GAACTTGGTTATGCACAATTACAGGCAGTAGCTGGTTCAGTCGGCGATCCTTCACGATTCCAACAG GCTGCTCAGGAGTGGATGTGGAAGAATAAGCCAGCAG GTACTTGA